The proteins below come from a single Chrysoperla carnea chromosome 1, inChrCarn1.1, whole genome shotgun sequence genomic window:
- the LOC123290805 gene encoding putative Dol-P-Glc:Glc(2)Man(9)GlcNAc(2)-PP-Dol alpha-1,2-glucosyltransferase, with the protein MGELGPYDPASKPLEIQQNNKKIYLFLFLILITVYLVISKIILDNVYATSKIIIDELFHIPQGLAYCAGNFSEWDSKITTLPGLYMVSTVLLGPFQLCTDYNLRFINYLAGVLNIILFAKIAQNNNNLNGNIIWTAFNVALLPPLYFFSFVYYTDILSITSVLLMFYFCQNDKHVLASILGGFSILMRQTNVLWVGMCLANLVIDIFVSKFGPNYGRKKSKIGNKNAIYNIQDLQRAVINFTKRKFPIRDLINIQNVYNILSYLLILIGFIVFVVLNGGIVVGDKQAHTAVLHLPQIYYFSLFYLIFGCTSAITKIIDYFQFCLRNKFITIFLLVIGLCIIHWNTLVHPYLLADNRHYTFYVWNRFYGKYKLFKYIMIIVYNFSLYSFFMDIHKNNNFGFVLVFLPCMIIPIILQKMLEIRYFLLPFIIVRLKLRNISNIQLICESILYIVINILSFYVFFTKEIRWSNFEDIQRLIW; encoded by the exons aTGGGTGAGCTGGGTCCGTATGATCCAGCTAGCAAACcattagagatacaacaaaa taataaaaaaatatatctctttttgtttttaatattaataactgtATACCTggttatatcaaaaattattcttgatAATGTTTATgcaacttcaaaaattattatcgatGAGTTATTTCATATACCGCAAGGTTTAGCTTATTGTGCCGGTAATTTTAGTGAA TGGGATTCAAAAATTACAACATTACCAGGATTATATATGGTATCAACTGTATTGCTAGGACCGTTTCAATTATGTACTGATTATAATTTacgatttataaattatctagctggtgtattaaatataattcttttcGCTAAAATTGCACAAAATAAT aatAATTTGAATGGAAATATTATTTGGACTGCATTTAATGTTGCATTATTGCCGCCGttatattttttctcatttgtCTATTACACAGATATTCTATCAATTACAAgtgttttattaatgttttacttCTGTCAAAATGATAAACATGTTTTGGCTAGTATTTTAG GtggtttttcaatattaatgcGGCAAACAAATGTACTTTGGGTGGGAATGTGTTTAGCAAATTTAGTAATCGatatttttgtgtcaaaatttgGTCCAAATTATGGAaggaaaaaatctaaaattggaaacaaaaatgcCATTTACAATATACAA gatcTACAGCGTGCAGTCATAAATTTTACCaaaagaaaatttccaattagagacttaataaatattcaaaatgtgTATAACATTTTAAgttatctattaattttaattgggtTCATTGTATTCGTTGTTTTAAATGGGGGGATTGTAGTCGGTGATAAACAAGCACATACAGCCGTATTACACTTaccacaaatttattattttagtttattctatttaatatttGGATGTACTTCTGCAATAACCAAAATCATagattattttcagttttgcttacgaaataaatttataacgaTATTTCTATTAGTCATTGGTTTATGTATAATTCATTGGAACACGTTAGTTCATCCATATTTATTAGCCGATAATCGTCATTACACATTTTATGTGTGGAATAGATTTTATGGGaaatacaaactttttaaatatattatgataattgtttataatttttcactttattcatttttcatggatatacacaaaaataataattttggatttGTTCTTGTGTTTCTTCCATGTATGataattccaataattttacaaaaaatgttagaaataCGTTATTTTTTACTACCATTTATTATCGTACGCTTAAAATtgagaaatatttcaaacatacaATTAATTTGTGAATCAATTTTGTacatagtaataaatattttaagtttttatgtattttttacaaaagaaattcgatggagtaattttgaagATATTCAAAGATTAATTTGGTGA